A single window of Agromyces aureus DNA harbors:
- a CDS encoding MerR family transcriptional regulator translates to MGGLRISEMAERTGLPASTIRYYESAGLIEPAERGSNGYRMYGDVEVERLSFIAGAKRLNLGLTEVRHLVAARESDLCEHVQRDMRAVVATRLAETRAQIAELVRLSDELQRAEDRLSQPATGGVCSDACACSVITGDEALQPPAGATVLSVLNR, encoded by the coding sequence ATGGGTGGGTTGCGTATCTCTGAAATGGCGGAGCGGACCGGGTTGCCGGCGAGCACGATCCGGTACTACGAATCGGCTGGCCTGATCGAGCCTGCTGAGCGTGGTTCGAACGGGTACCGGATGTACGGCGACGTCGAGGTGGAGCGGTTGTCGTTCATCGCGGGTGCGAAGCGATTGAACCTCGGCCTCACCGAGGTCCGCCACCTGGTCGCTGCACGCGAGTCCGACCTGTGCGAGCACGTCCAACGCGACATGCGGGCCGTCGTCGCAACCCGGTTGGCCGAAACGCGGGCGCAGATCGCTGAGCTCGTGCGCCTGTCCGACGAGCTCCAGCGCGCTGAAGATCGCCTGTCACAGCCTGCGACTGGGGGCGTCTGCTCGGACGCTTGCGCATGCTCGGTGATCACGGGAGACGAGGCACTGCAGCCGCCCGCCGGTGCTACGGTGCTGTCGGTCCTGAACCGCTGA
- a CDS encoding copper chaperone PCu(A)C produces the protein MNATIRTTIAILAPVLALALAGCSSTPAAPAQAASTQAESLAVTDAWVKATDTDMTAGFGLLENIGDEPLTIVTASAEFSDMLELHETVENESGEMKMQPKEGGFVIQPGESLTLQPGGDHIMIMALAKPLTAGDAVTITLGFDDGSTVAMDAVVKDYTGANESYEPDTSMDMGDGE, from the coding sequence ATGAATGCAACGATCCGAACCACTATTGCCATCCTCGCTCCCGTTCTCGCGCTCGCGCTTGCCGGGTGCAGTTCCACGCCCGCTGCGCCTGCGCAGGCCGCGTCGACGCAGGCCGAATCACTTGCTGTTACGGACGCGTGGGTGAAGGCGACCGACACTGATATGACTGCCGGGTTTGGTCTCCTCGAGAACATCGGAGATGAGCCGCTCACGATCGTCACTGCCAGTGCCGAGTTCTCGGACATGCTCGAGCTCCACGAGACCGTCGAGAACGAGAGCGGTGAAATGAAAATGCAGCCCAAAGAAGGCGGGTTCGTCATCCAGCCCGGTGAATCCCTTACGCTGCAGCCCGGCGGCGATCACATCATGATCATGGCGCTGGCGAAACCGCTTACAGCCGGAGACGCCGTCACCATCACCCTCGGGTTCGACGACGGAAGCACCGTCGCCATGGACGCCGTCGTCAAGGACTACACGGGCGCCAACGAGAGCTATGAGCCTGACACGAGCATGGATATGGGCGATGGCGAGTAA
- a CDS encoding copper resistance CopC family protein, whose product MAGATAVIAACIAVFSAAPAYAHDSIQGTSPKEGAVVKTAPTEVVLEFSDDVLPIGAIIIVDDSSGTDQVAGGITVDGNTVTAPIGGELPDGVYDVRWRAVSSDGHLISDVFQFGVGATTTLPQVEDAAEATNGTEAEAEPAQPESSAPAQGVTVDDGVRTAFIAAMGAGAALGLVALGISLGRRRSPSDSTRSFSSTTKNDSKDS is encoded by the coding sequence ATGGCTGGCGCGACTGCGGTGATTGCGGCGTGTATCGCCGTGTTCAGTGCGGCTCCGGCCTATGCCCATGACTCCATCCAAGGCACCTCTCCAAAGGAGGGCGCTGTCGTCAAAACCGCTCCGACCGAAGTCGTTCTTGAGTTCAGCGATGACGTCCTTCCCATCGGCGCGATCATCATCGTTGACGACTCTTCCGGGACCGATCAGGTCGCGGGGGGCATCACGGTCGATGGGAATACGGTCACGGCGCCGATAGGCGGCGAATTGCCGGACGGTGTGTACGACGTCCGTTGGCGTGCCGTTTCCAGTGACGGCCACCTCATCAGTGACGTGTTCCAGTTCGGCGTTGGTGCCACGACGACGCTCCCGCAAGTTGAGGACGCGGCCGAAGCCACCAATGGAACCGAGGCCGAGGCTGAGCCTGCACAGCCGGAAAGTTCGGCCCCTGCTCAAGGCGTCACCGTCGATGACGGCGTCCGTACCGCATTCATCGCGGCCATGGGTGCGGGCGCTGCGCTCGGGCTCGTTGCCCTTGGCATATCGCTCGGCCGTCGCCGTTCGCCATCCGATAGCACCAGGTCTTTCAGCTCGACCACGAAGAACGACTCAAAGGACTCTTGA
- a CDS encoding toll/interleukin-1 receptor domain-containing protein has protein sequence MFLCHAWPDRQAAANDVYELLLGKDVSVWFSEVSLRPGTDMRVAIDRGLVSSRMGLVLVTPAMLDKLRTDRSIASNELSALLRRSLLVPVMHGVTFEELDQVTPTLASRGGFSTAEEPMEDIVVKIAELVGIVTEEEADKLSINSAAN, from the coding sequence GTGTTTCTCTGTCACGCCTGGCCCGACCGTCAGGCGGCCGCCAATGATGTCTACGAGTTGCTCCTCGGAAAAGACGTGTCGGTGTGGTTCAGTGAGGTGAGCCTGCGACCCGGGACGGACATGCGAGTAGCCATCGACCGTGGACTGGTGAGTTCGCGCATGGGGCTCGTGCTGGTGACACCCGCCATGCTCGACAAGCTGCGTACCGACCGCAGTATCGCGAGCAACGAGCTGAGCGCCTTGCTACGCCGGAGCCTCCTAGTTCCTGTCATGCACGGGGTGACGTTCGAGGAGCTTGACCAGGTCACCCCGACACTCGCGTCGCGTGGTGGATTCAGTACGGCCGAAGAGCCCATGGAAGACATAGTCGTGAAGATTGCCGAGCTCGTCGGAATTGTGACGGAAGAAGAGGCCGACAAACTCAGCATCAACTCGGCCGCCAATTAG
- the mobF gene encoding MobF family relaxase, with protein MRVMSAGQGYRYLLRTVVAADGDRSLATPLTRYYEAKGTPPGRWIGSGVGGLAGGALVEGDPVTDEHLQLLIGQGRDPVTREPLGRAFPQYEGSRRAVAGFDITFSMPKSASVLWGISDAATQAIIARAHHQAVERVVDYMEREVAATRTGVAAADGAVAQVAVTGLIATTFDHFDSRAGDPHLHTHVVVSNKVQTVLDDKWRSLDGRPLHDAIVAMSELHEALLADALTRDLGVDWERRERGRDRNPVWAIASVPQSLMLEFSTRSQHIGAEADRLIAEYTAAHGHRPSRAIIVRLRAQATLATRPQKHVRSLTELTRDWRARATAALGEDATAWARRASASIAPRVVTAAHVTPDTIAALGVQVMHAVSEKRATWRHWNLTAEAARQTMHYRFATPSDREVAIGLVVEAAKHASLQLTPAEFTTSPAAFRRGDGTSVFRPRHSTVFTSHELLDAEVRLRERATDASGPTVSVSALHVGDQRRAGRDRRLADDQVAALVSISSSGRVLDVLVGPAGAGKTTAMAALRRAWEIEHGAGSVVGLAPSAAAAHVLAGDLGIQTENLAKWWQNHLTTGTAFGRGQLVIVDEASLAGTLALDRVTALAEAAGAKVLLVGDHAQLQSVEAGGAFAMLARDRTDVAELVDIHRFVHDWEKAASLGLRRGDEASIETYLAHDRVKDGDSEAMADAAYLAWRADTRAGRMSVLVSDSHEAVAALNERARTDSIVDGRVDAMRELALHDGTRVSVGDTIITRRNDRRLHAGRAWVRNGDRWTVLAVHRSGAIEVRRSGRRRGSSARLPAAYVRHHVELGYAVTAHRAQGLTTDTAHVVVARGMTRENLYVAMTRGRHANTAYVALDRPDVAHTGIRPRDDVDATAQSVLVGVLRHVGAELSAREMLVGEQERVGSIAQLAAEYETIAAAAQHARWTTLVRSVGLSEAQAHGVVASDAFGPLCAELRRVEAHGANVARVLATAAKSRGFEDAADIAAVLRARVLRARDVVASQGRSRFVAGLIPVARGPMDAESAGALRERAELIEARAVTLVEGAIESQAAWLRDVGPPPTGAASSSWRRHLTVVASYRDRYGITDGRPLGAERPTTDVQKADAARARAALDSARRIADEMNRDAAGRVPNVNLGIPNVGGRV; from the coding sequence ATGCGGGTGATGAGCGCAGGACAGGGATACCGCTACCTCCTGCGCACCGTCGTTGCGGCCGATGGCGACCGTTCACTCGCCACTCCGCTGACTCGGTACTACGAGGCTAAGGGCACGCCGCCGGGCCGGTGGATCGGCTCGGGCGTCGGGGGCTTGGCCGGCGGCGCGCTCGTCGAGGGCGACCCCGTCACTGATGAGCACCTGCAGCTATTGATCGGCCAAGGGAGGGACCCGGTCACGCGAGAGCCGCTCGGCCGGGCGTTCCCGCAGTACGAGGGGAGCAGGCGTGCGGTTGCCGGCTTCGACATCACCTTCTCGATGCCCAAATCTGCGAGCGTGCTCTGGGGCATTTCGGATGCCGCGACGCAGGCGATCATCGCGCGAGCCCACCACCAGGCGGTCGAACGCGTCGTCGACTACATGGAACGCGAGGTCGCGGCGACCCGGACCGGTGTCGCTGCAGCCGACGGCGCCGTCGCGCAGGTCGCGGTGACGGGCCTCATCGCAACGACGTTCGACCACTTCGACAGCCGCGCGGGCGATCCGCACCTGCACACGCACGTAGTCGTGAGCAACAAGGTGCAGACCGTGCTCGACGACAAGTGGCGCTCCCTGGACGGACGGCCGCTCCACGATGCCATCGTGGCCATGTCCGAGCTACACGAGGCGTTGCTCGCCGACGCCCTCACGCGGGACCTCGGCGTGGATTGGGAGCGACGCGAACGTGGGCGTGATCGCAACCCGGTGTGGGCGATCGCCTCGGTCCCGCAATCGCTCATGCTCGAGTTCTCGACGCGGTCGCAGCACATCGGTGCTGAGGCCGACCGTCTCATCGCCGAATACACCGCCGCGCACGGTCATCGCCCAAGTCGCGCGATCATCGTGCGCCTTCGCGCGCAGGCCACCCTGGCGACGCGTCCCCAGAAGCATGTGCGTTCACTCACCGAACTCACGCGTGATTGGCGTGCGCGCGCAACCGCGGCGCTCGGCGAGGATGCAACGGCGTGGGCGCGCCGAGCATCCGCGTCCATTGCGCCGCGCGTGGTGACTGCTGCACACGTGACGCCCGACACGATTGCAGCGCTCGGCGTGCAGGTCATGCACGCCGTCAGCGAGAAGCGTGCAACGTGGCGGCATTGGAACCTCACGGCCGAAGCTGCGCGGCAGACCATGCACTATCGATTCGCGACACCATCCGATCGGGAGGTTGCGATCGGACTCGTCGTTGAGGCCGCCAAGCACGCATCGTTGCAACTCACTCCGGCGGAGTTCACGACAAGCCCGGCCGCGTTTCGACGCGGGGATGGCACGTCGGTGTTCCGGCCGAGGCACTCGACCGTGTTCACCTCGCATGAACTCCTCGACGCAGAGGTACGGCTTCGAGAGCGGGCGACGGATGCCTCGGGCCCGACGGTGTCAGTCAGTGCGCTCCACGTGGGTGACCAACGCCGGGCAGGCCGAGACCGCAGGCTTGCCGACGATCAGGTTGCAGCCCTCGTATCCATCTCGAGTTCCGGTCGTGTACTCGACGTGCTGGTCGGCCCGGCCGGCGCCGGCAAGACCACCGCCATGGCTGCCCTGCGGCGTGCATGGGAGATCGAGCACGGGGCCGGATCAGTGGTCGGGCTGGCGCCTTCGGCAGCCGCAGCCCACGTGCTCGCCGGGGATCTCGGCATCCAGACCGAGAACCTGGCGAAATGGTGGCAGAACCATCTCACCACCGGCACCGCGTTCGGCAGAGGGCAGCTCGTGATCGTCGACGAGGCATCCCTGGCCGGAACCCTCGCGCTCGACAGAGTCACCGCGCTCGCCGAGGCTGCTGGCGCGAAGGTGCTCCTCGTCGGCGACCACGCGCAACTGCAGTCGGTCGAGGCAGGAGGCGCCTTCGCCATGCTCGCGCGCGATCGCACGGACGTTGCTGAGCTCGTCGACATCCATAGATTCGTGCACGACTGGGAGAAGGCAGCATCCCTCGGTCTGCGACGCGGTGACGAGGCATCCATCGAGACCTATCTCGCGCACGATCGGGTCAAGGATGGCGATAGCGAAGCGATGGCGGATGCCGCATACCTGGCGTGGCGCGCAGACACCCGTGCCGGGCGCATGAGCGTGCTGGTGAGTGACTCGCACGAAGCCGTTGCGGCGCTGAACGAGCGTGCGCGGACGGACTCGATCGTCGACGGGCGTGTGGATGCAATGCGCGAGCTCGCGTTGCACGACGGCACTCGCGTCTCGGTCGGCGACACGATCATCACCCGCCGCAACGATCGCCGCCTGCATGCCGGTCGCGCTTGGGTGCGCAACGGCGATCGGTGGACCGTGCTTGCGGTGCACCGCAGCGGGGCAATCGAGGTTCGACGCAGCGGGCGCCGCCGGGGGAGTAGCGCACGCCTGCCGGCGGCGTACGTGCGGCATCATGTCGAACTCGGATACGCCGTCACCGCACATCGTGCCCAAGGGCTCACGACCGACACCGCGCACGTCGTCGTCGCGCGCGGCATGACCCGTGAGAACCTCTACGTCGCGATGACGCGCGGACGCCACGCGAACACCGCCTATGTCGCGCTCGACCGGCCGGATGTCGCGCACACCGGCATCCGGCCGCGTGATGATGTCGATGCGACCGCCCAGTCGGTGCTCGTCGGGGTGCTTCGCCATGTCGGCGCGGAGCTGTCGGCGCGCGAGATGCTGGTCGGCGAGCAGGAGCGAGTGGGCTCGATCGCGCAGCTCGCGGCAGAGTACGAGACGATCGCGGCTGCCGCACAGCATGCGCGGTGGACGACTCTCGTGCGGAGCGTCGGACTCAGCGAGGCGCAGGCGCACGGCGTTGTCGCTTCGGACGCGTTCGGCCCGCTCTGCGCAGAGCTACGCAGAGTGGAGGCTCACGGTGCCAATGTCGCGCGAGTCCTGGCTACAGCAGCTAAATCGCGCGGATTCGAGGATGCCGCGGATATCGCGGCGGTGCTTCGGGCGCGCGTGCTTCGAGCCCGTGATGTCGTCGCGTCCCAGGGTCGGTCGCGCTTCGTCGCAGGCCTGATTCCGGTCGCTCGCGGCCCGATGGACGCCGAATCAGCGGGCGCCTTGCGCGAGCGCGCCGAGCTCATCGAGGCGCGCGCCGTCACGCTGGTGGAGGGCGCGATCGAATCGCAGGCCGCTTGGCTACGCGATGTCGGCCCGCCGCCGACCGGGGCCGCAAGTTCGTCGTGGCGACGACACCTCACCGTCGTCGCGTCGTACCGCGACCGGTACGGGATCACCGATGGTCGTCCGCTCGGCGCCGAACGACCGACAACCGACGTGCAGAAGGCAGATGCCGCTCGGGCGCGAGCCGCCCTCGACTCAGCGCGTCGTATCGCGGACGAGATGAATCGCGACGCTGCTGGCCGAGTGCCGAACGTCAACCTTGGCATTCCGAACGTCGGGGGTCGGGTCTAG
- a CDS encoding arsenic resistance protein, which translates to MQRLVNWWDRHQVALYVAAIFFGGVFGILAPAAAPVLTAATNPVLAVLLFATFLGVPLIEVGRSFRDLRFLGTVLVVNFVIVPLVVWGLSRFVANDRGLLIGVLLVLLTPCVDYVIVFTGLAGGAKARLLAATPLLMLLQILLLPAYLWLFAGGEAVAHIALEPFIEAFLVIIVIPLVAAAIVQAVARRHRSGRAIEHVMAGAMVPLMMLTLAVVIGSQIAAVGSEALTLLRVVPLYVAFLVVMPVVGLAAGRLTGLEVPETRAVIFSSATRNSLVVLPLALALPAELAIAPLAVVTQTLIELVGMIVFVRLVPRLVPNNGSANMSR; encoded by the coding sequence ATGCAGCGACTCGTGAACTGGTGGGACCGGCACCAAGTCGCCCTCTACGTCGCCGCGATCTTCTTCGGCGGCGTGTTCGGCATCCTGGCGCCCGCGGCGGCTCCCGTGCTCACGGCCGCAACGAACCCGGTGCTTGCAGTACTGCTGTTCGCGACGTTTCTCGGCGTCCCGCTGATCGAGGTCGGCCGATCGTTCCGAGATCTTCGGTTCCTCGGAACCGTGCTCGTCGTGAACTTCGTCATCGTCCCCCTGGTCGTCTGGGGGCTGTCCCGGTTCGTGGCCAATGATCGCGGGCTGTTGATCGGCGTGCTGCTCGTGTTGCTCACCCCGTGCGTGGACTACGTGATCGTGTTCACCGGACTGGCCGGCGGGGCGAAGGCGCGCCTGCTCGCCGCGACCCCGCTGTTGATGCTGTTGCAGATCCTCCTGCTCCCGGCGTACCTGTGGCTCTTCGCTGGTGGCGAGGCCGTCGCGCACATCGCGCTTGAGCCGTTCATCGAGGCGTTCCTGGTCATCATCGTCATCCCGCTGGTCGCGGCCGCGATCGTCCAAGCCGTCGCCCGCCGGCACCGCTCCGGTCGCGCGATCGAACATGTCATGGCAGGCGCGATGGTGCCGCTGATGATGCTCACCCTCGCGGTCGTGATCGGATCCCAGATCGCAGCCGTCGGCAGCGAAGCCCTCACCCTCCTGCGGGTCGTTCCCCTCTACGTCGCGTTCCTCGTCGTCATGCCCGTGGTCGGGCTTGCGGCCGGTCGCCTGACCGGGCTCGAGGTTCCCGAAACGCGTGCCGTGATCTTCAGCAGCGCCACCCGAAACTCGCTCGTCGTGCTCCCACTCGCACTCGCCCTACCCGCCGAGCTCGCAATCGCGCCACTCGCCGTCGTAACCCAGACCCTCATCGAACTGGTCGGCATGATCGTCTTCGTTCGCCTAGTACCGAGGCTCGTCCCGAACAACGGCAGCGCGAACATGTCGCGCTGA
- a CDS encoding DUF5677 domain-containing protein, with amino-acid sequence MVDEFDFEIGRMARSPKRSLIAQEIQARWLELSAVADKLSGTQRAAAIARRQDMLEALRVLLLTGHEALAWATERVSRSLTDSDDDDRAFGAYYAVTSGLAARALETFEEILCLLENGLARGARGRLRTLEEIFVVAGVIAYHGDPAGDHPSLPMRYIEHRDVFARGLADELIATGSLPDNHALDAETLAQLERRRTELVEKYGKEYQRLWGWASELFPPKTQINLGVLAETLNVELRGFYSLSSRHVHASSEGWHEAREDDGEEGDNAGFVGTFAAGYLVLTLQAVIPTRVVVDDEVADRTGEAWSDALVWLSLVARSQEPPTGGGD; translated from the coding sequence ATGGTCGACGAGTTCGATTTCGAGATAGGGCGCATGGCGAGATCGCCGAAGCGGTCGCTGATTGCCCAAGAAATCCAGGCGCGCTGGTTGGAGCTTTCTGCAGTCGCCGACAAACTAAGCGGCACCCAGCGAGCGGCCGCAATTGCCCGTCGTCAGGACATGCTTGAAGCACTCCGAGTGCTGCTACTTACGGGCCACGAGGCGCTTGCGTGGGCAACGGAGCGTGTCAGTCGTTCGCTTACTGACAGTGACGACGACGACAGAGCATTCGGCGCCTACTATGCGGTGACGTCCGGTCTAGCGGCCCGCGCCCTCGAGACGTTCGAGGAAATACTCTGCCTCCTCGAAAATGGTCTCGCTCGCGGTGCTCGCGGCCGTTTAAGGACGCTCGAGGAGATCTTCGTCGTCGCCGGAGTCATCGCCTATCACGGGGATCCCGCCGGCGATCATCCCTCGCTTCCAATGCGCTACATCGAGCATCGCGACGTATTTGCGCGTGGTCTTGCTGACGAGCTGATTGCGACCGGTTCGCTGCCAGACAATCACGCGCTCGATGCTGAGACTCTTGCCCAGCTTGAACGTCGCCGAACCGAACTCGTGGAGAAGTATGGGAAGGAGTATCAACGGCTTTGGGGTTGGGCATCCGAACTCTTCCCTCCGAAAACGCAGATCAACCTCGGCGTGCTCGCTGAAACCCTGAATGTGGAACTGAGAGGTTTCTACAGTTTGTCGAGTCGTCATGTCCATGCGAGCTCGGAGGGCTGGCACGAAGCGCGCGAAGACGATGGTGAGGAGGGTGATAACGCGGGGTTTGTAGGGACATTTGCCGCGGGATATCTCGTACTCACACTTCAGGCCGTGATCCCGACGCGCGTAGTCGTTGATGATGAGGTTGCCGACCGGACCGGTGAAGCCTGGTCAGACGCGCTTGTTTGGCTCAGTCTCGTTGCGCGAAGTCAAGAACCTCCAACAGGCGGCGGAGACTAG